The Pseudophryne corroboree isolate aPseCor3 chromosome 2, aPseCor3.hap2, whole genome shotgun sequence genome has a segment encoding these proteins:
- the YRDC gene encoding threonylcarbamoyl-AMP synthase isoform X1: protein MRLVGRLQGAVAGIACHRQTPVVDMACRIMRLPAGPRGCRNGPDKDVKGWKEILNTSAGILQQNGVIALPTDTIYGIACLAQNSQSISNIYNIKGRNGTKPLAICVGDIQDIYKYCQVNVSDQLLRDLLPGPVTLVMERSDGLNKELNPSTTLVGVRIPDHAFVRQLAQISSEPLALTSANISTQQSTLTVEEFRDLWPMLSLVVDGGSIGDLSSPECRLGSTVVDLSVPGKFTVIRPGCALAPTLEILKNRHGLLATS, encoded by the exons ATGAGGCTGGTTGGCCGCTTGCAGGGTGCAGTAGCCGGGATCGCATGTCACAGACAGACCCCGGTGGTAGATATGGCCTGTAGGATAATGAGGCTGCCGGCCGGACCTAGGGGGTGTAGGAACGGCCCGGACAAGGATGTGAAGG GTTGGAAAGAAATACTGAATACTTCTGCTGGTATTCTGCAACAGAATGGAGTGATTGCTTTACCCACAGACACCATCTATGGCATTGCCTGCCTGGCGCAGAACTCTCAGTCCATTAGCAATATTTACAACATCAAAGGACGCAATGGGACCAAACCTTTGGCTATATGTGTTGGGGACATTCAGGATATATATAA GTACTGCCAGGTTAACGTCTCTGACCAGCTGCTCCGTGATCTCTTACCTGGACCCGTCACACTTGTGATGGAGCGATCAGATGGACTTAATAAGGAGCTTAATCCTTCTACTACT CTGGTTGGTGTTCGTATTCCAGACCATGCATTTGTCAGACAACTGGCACAGATCTCCTCTGAGCCCCTGGCACTGACCAGTGCCAACATCAGTACCCAGCAGAGCACATTGACAGTAGAG GAATTCAGGGACCTGTGGCCTATGCTGTCCCTTGTGGTGGATGGAGGATCTATTGGAGACTTATCTAGTCCCGAGTGTAGGTTGGGATCAACAGTAGTTGatctttctgttcctgggaagtttACCGTGATCCGACCTGGATG CGCTCTGGCTCCTACTCTGGAGATCCTGAAAAACAGACACGGCTTATTAGCCACATCCTGA
- the YRDC gene encoding threonylcarbamoyl-AMP synthase isoform X2, whose protein sequence is MTAPPPTLGQQRPTGRECTPGLCCPYTEVHVPGWKEILNTSAGILQQNGVIALPTDTIYGIACLAQNSQSISNIYNIKGRNGTKPLAICVGDIQDIYKYCQVNVSDQLLRDLLPGPVTLVMERSDGLNKELNPSTTLVGVRIPDHAFVRQLAQISSEPLALTSANISTQQSTLTVEEFRDLWPMLSLVVDGGSIGDLSSPECRLGSTVVDLSVPGKFTVIRPGCALAPTLEILKNRHGLLATS, encoded by the exons ATGACAGCGCCTCCTCCTACACTGGGGCAACAGCGCCCCACTGGAAGGGAATGCACCCCTGGGTTATGTTGTCCCTATACTGAAGTGCATGTCCCAG GTTGGAAAGAAATACTGAATACTTCTGCTGGTATTCTGCAACAGAATGGAGTGATTGCTTTACCCACAGACACCATCTATGGCATTGCCTGCCTGGCGCAGAACTCTCAGTCCATTAGCAATATTTACAACATCAAAGGACGCAATGGGACCAAACCTTTGGCTATATGTGTTGGGGACATTCAGGATATATATAA GTACTGCCAGGTTAACGTCTCTGACCAGCTGCTCCGTGATCTCTTACCTGGACCCGTCACACTTGTGATGGAGCGATCAGATGGACTTAATAAGGAGCTTAATCCTTCTACTACT CTGGTTGGTGTTCGTATTCCAGACCATGCATTTGTCAGACAACTGGCACAGATCTCCTCTGAGCCCCTGGCACTGACCAGTGCCAACATCAGTACCCAGCAGAGCACATTGACAGTAGAG GAATTCAGGGACCTGTGGCCTATGCTGTCCCTTGTGGTGGATGGAGGATCTATTGGAGACTTATCTAGTCCCGAGTGTAGGTTGGGATCAACAGTAGTTGatctttctgttcctgggaagtttACCGTGATCCGACCTGGATG CGCTCTGGCTCCTACTCTGGAGATCCTGAAAAACAGACACGGCTTATTAGCCACATCCTGA